The nucleotide sequence atattgaagagctgtgggcctcggaagcccaggctatcacagtatcttgttctacatcttgatggcaaattcggagtcctaggcaccacgcagtggcgcccagttctggcatttgtgtaactctcgatgccaaagtttgggacatgtccctccaggatcttccagatgtatattatggcatatctttcccgcctacgctccaaggaatatagttttaatctcttgagtctttcccagtagcttacattctgcatagaggctatcttcttcgtgtagctacgttggatcgcctcgagttctgtgatcaacttgacattggatggtgaccataactgagagcaatagtcaaagtggcttaggacaagtgtcctccagaggaccatcatggtttcttgttctcttgttctaaaggttctgagaatccatccggccagtcgtctacatttcattgccaatttagcaacatgtacacgaaaggttgtgtcattactcatgtaaatacccaggtcacgcactgattgtgcctctgggattgctattcctccgggtccagtgtattcattgggtattgcatttagttttgcatgctgatagtataaagcttgaaacttttcagcattgaactgcatgctattcttttcagcccacttgtatattttgtccagctcacattgcaggcgtttagtgtcctcagggttctgtattgcctgtgaaacttttgtatcatctgcataacttgtgatcgtggctctctgcgtggctgagggcatgtctgagagggccattatgaacagtagtggtcccaaaacagtgccctgcggaacaccgctcactatttgcgtgttaatggaagtggctactaccacctgacttctatctttcagaaagtcataaaccattctcccagttttccaactatgttgagatcacgcagtttgtgacatatcattccatgatcgactttatcaaaggcctttgcaaagtcgagatatatcacttccacatttgagtggttgagcagccgtttcagcacccagtcatagtgttgtaggagctgagttaaacagcttctccctggtcggaaaccatgttgggtgtcgggcagcaagtcattttcttcaaggaaggtgatcagtttccttctgactattcgttccatgaccttgctgatgtgtgaggtcagagagataggtctgtagttctttgcctccgctctgctacctcctttatgaatggtgcatatttttccttccttcagttgtcttggaagtttgccagctgcaaggaagctctgaaagaggaactgcagtggtcttgctaggactctcttacaggaggattgccgggaatctatcggggccagtagctgagtctgttttcatttcatctatagcctttattacatcgtcttcctttatatcgatgtaatctatcgtcgccgcctctgattttatatctgcagtggtaaaaaaagtcagttggattggtgatttggagatgcccaaggggtggagtgaaaacactcttgaattgctcattcagtatttcacttaccctcattggttttcctgtaagtgtgccatccttttcaaggagtggccctatcctacagtgcgccgtagctgtttctttggcatacctgtagaaagctctggggttagattttatgttgtctatagcccaggcttctttgtctgctctttccttttcatgggagagttgcagacatttttcaatttgcaACAGTTTTATtctcaggcgggacttttcactgctttcaatctgtttgtttaggcgatttgaaatttttgtacgccgtctcattaaaattttcctctctctggggattttgttcttgtgtacagtggcttttctctctttatatatatctttatatatatatacatatatatgtgtgtatatatatatacacacacatatatatattagccattacacacattttttcctcaccttgttttttctgtgtccctttctgttgaagagcataggctcgaaacgtaaaagactttttctattcctgagcgttatactaacacaCCTGttggttttgtacaccacctgtcttcgtcttttgtttttttcgtaaactctccctatatatatatacggcgggcttccttcagtttccgtctaccaaatccactcacaaggctttggtgggcccgagagtatagtagaagacacttactcaaggtgtcacgcagtgggactgaaccgagaacaatgtggttcgtaagcaagctacttaccacacagccactcctacgcctacacacatatatatacagaataaaagTAAAACGAAGCAAGCCATGTAGATATGTTATTGCAATTTAATCGTAGTATTGCTATGTTAAAGCAAttggcatatatacacaaatacgcccAACCACTTCGTTTCGTCATAAGTCCTGCAACAAATAGATattgtttaatgaaattttctacaaatacgcatCAGAGCATGTAGATTCTGATTATATCTGAATTTGTGGAAAAAATATTTTCGGGGAAGTGTGGACAGAAGATTCAGAAAATTCACATGGGTCAGCTGTAGGTAATTTTAAACGAAGTTTCAGACAAACGAAACATTGCCATAATATTAAACATGTACGATAATACCCAGCAGTTGAAGGACGCCGTTCCGGCAGCCTTTGCAACAATCACCAATGCACAGCTTCGTATAATATCACACAGGACATGGCGCCGCACCATTTTGTGCCACGAATGTGCGACAGTATCAGTGTGAATGAAAGTGAATAAACTAAAACCAGTACATgtgtttgatattattttattgttcttctattcttattactttttaaaaatctgccggtcaaagtgaaaagatccggaCCCTGTACAAACTGACACCCATCACATTTGTTTTGCGAAAAATTTATAATCGCAACAAATTCCTATATAATCTGAATCTACCTGTATTGGTAGTGTATtcgtaaaaaatttcattaaaaatatatccatatttctgaaagttataaaaaAGGAATTCATTGGGGCGCACATGAATGCTTCAGCTAACTCCGGCCGCTTACTGTATATCATTGCTCAATCGTTACAGGAAGTCCATAgtaaacattattttaaatatagggtgaatatatatatacacacatttatatatatatatatatatatatatatatatatattatatatatatattatatatatatatatctcaagagagaaagaattagcctttgatatatatatataaatatacatacatatacgcatatagatatttatatattttaataaatatatttacttttacatgAAGTATAAAAGATACACAAAACTAAGGGGAGAATGCATAAAGaactgttagcacgtcgggcaagatgcttaatggtatttcgtccgtttgtACGTCCttagttgataaaataggtaccagttgaacactgactGGGTCGATGTAGTTGGCTTATCCCTCCCATTAACTTGCTGGCCACGTCccacatttgaaaccaatagatGTAAATATCTCTATACTTGTACTtgtgtttatcttaatatatttaatttttgtatctctCTGTATGCCTATTtaaatctatatgcatatatatcaagcATAATCgtgtttatctgcatcactatGTCCATAGCAGCTCACCTGGATTTCTCTTACTGCCAATTGGCTCTGTGTGCCTAGTCCCCCATAAAGACCTCGGTGttgaagttcaaatcatttgagaacTACTgctttgttttctatatttaatatctatctatctatatatatataagcacacatacatagattggtgtatatatatatataaatatataccttgaTACTTGGATCTTatctttacgtatatatgtatgtatgtaaaccgtATAGGCCACTAACATTATCTCTCATGAGTATTAATgtccttcatatatttatatgtatgtatacatacatgcagtataCAAGTTATAAAGTCTTGACAAGCGGCGAAAGCAAACATgagattaattttattatattcatatttatttgatttataagAGCGGAAAAATATCAATGAAGGATGAATTTTATAATGTTTAATATCGCTTGCATAGATATAACATGCAAATGCACATTTTAAACACGCTTTGGCACTAAATTTTAAGCCCTTGATACACTAACTtccatacaaacagacatatacacatccattacagtcacatacacacacaaacagaattgGGTTATACACTATGCTAATGATGACGTCAATCTGCTACTAACTGAATCAACCAATCAGAAAACGAAGCCGAGCAGGAGTCGTCATTTCTGTTTCTCAGATATTGCTTCACTTAGTCTTGTTTATGTTTTGTCAAGAGATTTATTGTAAAAACAAGgctttatttcattgaaaattcattgaaaaatactaTTTTCTTGATATATAATCTTTCCGTTTGTGTAATCCCGAAGAAATATGTCCGTATAGAAATTGGAAATTActgttggaaaatatttttaaaaggaaaaataagaaaagaaaatggcagATCGCAGGTTTGTAGCGATGGACGATCGAGATTATTGCAAACTGTTCGTTGGACGTTTAAATCGAGATATCAATGAAAAACATCTGAAATCTTATTTTGAAAATTGGGGAGAAGTGGCCGAAGCTCGAATTGTTAGAGACTCATACGGTTTCGTAACTTTCCGATATCCACAACATCTGGACGACTGTCAAGGCGCGCGGCCTCACTCCATCGGCGAGCAACAAATAATCACGCGAAGGGTTAATTCTCGGGACAAAAACACAGCTGAAGTGTACAAGTTGTTTATCAAGGGCGTCAGCGAGGATACAACAGAGACAGACATCAAGCAATCATTTTCACCGTATGGTATTATTAAGGATATAGAAATGCCGAAGGATCTACGAACTGGACAACAGAAGGACTTCTGCTTCGTTACTTTTGATGATTATGACAGCGTTGATAAGTGTGTGATCCAGCAAACATTCTCCGTGGCCGGCCGCGACGTATGGGTGCAGAAAGATAGAAAACAGGATTTACAGGGTCGCAGTGTAACATATCGAAAAGGTGGGTATGAAGACGGTTATTCAAACTCGTCTAATTACCGCCGTGACCAGGGTTGGCACAACGGTGGAATTAGtaatggtggtaataataataattataatggtggTGGTCACAACAGTTCGAATTACAGTGGTGACTCGGCTTGGAGAAATGGCAATAGTTACTCGCGTAGCAACTATCGACGCGAGAACAACTGGAACGGTCGGTCGAGTTACCATCAGAGGGATGACGGCTTCACTAATCGCCTCAACTTCAACCGTGACCCGAACTGGAGTAATAGTCACACCTCAAGTTATCACGACCAGCAAAGGTCGGGTGgtcacaccaacaccaattaccACCGGGAACGAAGCTTGGGTCGTGTTAGCTCCAGTTATGGCAATAATAAAGACCAGACACGTTCTTCTAAGAGAAACTACGATAAACAGGGCCGCAACTGAAAATGGCAGGAATGAGGTCCAAACATGATGTAGAGAGGGGCCAGGTTCTATATTTTCTAGTTCCTCACCTACATtggatctaaaagaaaaaaaaaaaaaaaatagggagacaaaagaagaaatttgaaaacaggaaaaaaaaaaattcaaaaatatttgaaagatgtagaagaaaagaaaaatataactttGGAtgttttttgtaattaattaactgtatcgaataacttttttttttcaaatttaatttgtattgttttttttcgtttcttaGAAATTTTGATCTGAATTTTTAAACTGTGACTCACATGGGTTATTAAAATATTACCTGTGTTGACGCTGATGTgtattctacatgtatatattataggatatatatatatatatatatattctatatattatagtaGTATTAAgtttttatgtaatatttttcatatatatctattgaatattgtagtctctctctctctctcatatatatatatatatatatatatatatatatatatatatatatatatatacataatgtcgaATAGACATTTCTATAATTCCAAGTTGTCTAGAAATATGATCGGGTGGGACAACATTTGGTAAATTTGCCAAAtcttaaaaactatttctaaaacGTTTCACTAATAACATTAACCATTATTAAAGTATTATTGTCAACAACAGCTGAGGGTTAATCTGTTGTTTATAATGCAGTTTTAGCCGAACCCTTTCATATATTCATCTAAAATCCAggcctttattttttatttccttgcattttaaaatttcacatcATAGAAATGAACCTGATATTAAAAAAAGTTGGGTTTCTGAAGGGAAAGCCGCTTGACCTATCCCCCCGTTTCTGTTAAATATGGACAACTTGTCTGAAGATATCTTTTCTAGTTATAATTGTGCCCTTAGAAAATCTGGGATTGATTGTAACCCCTACCCCTTTTAACAATGTGACCTCTCAGCTATTCTCTTCATTATTGCATAGAGAAATCTGTAGAATGTCAAAACTTGACTGACATCAAATATGATGCTCTTTGACTGAGTTCGAGTTCCGtcacttgaaaataataatgacgTCGACCGTTAATTATTTTCACAAGGATTTAAATGtttctcttttattgttttgtttcttgaaTCAAAGATAGAATAGGTTTAAGCATTCCAGTTAATGAATGAGATTCCATAGACATTGGTTTAGACTTCGATTTACAGGAAAATTACCATAATGACATAAAAGGCTCGCTATAATAGAATTTAGTTAGGATTTAAGAGAAACGCAGTCAAGAACAAGAtcagtaaatttttattttaatttacgtGAAAAATTCTCCCTGTAACAAATATCGGATATTCTTTCGTTTTATGatcagaaagtgaaagtaagtggACATATCGAACCTATTCCGCAAAATCCTTAGTCGACGCGTCGAATTCGCACCACACCCACTTTTTTTCTCTCGGAATTTTTCCATTTTGATCATAAAATGAACGAATACCACACTTCGTTCAGCATTGGTGAAACATCGTCATTCAGTGGGTACAGTAGTGTTTAATGACCAGAGAATTGTtcagttgttttattaaatttatatcggAACAAGGACAAAGCCAAAATAGAATAATTTTGCATCTAGTGAAAgtaaataatggaaaatattttcataattcaaTTTCGAGATGGGTGGAATCTATAATTTTTTCAGAGTTGAGTATTTTATCTGTTAGTGACCAGACCTCTTTTGCTTGACCACTACAACCGGAATATTTAGCGCAGTACACATGAACTTGTCTACAACATTCCAATAATTTTTACCTTTACTGATTTTGGCCATCAActataaaaaacaaatttcaaatatatatatatatataatatatatatatattctcttttatatatatatatatatatatatatatatataattatttgtcatTAAACTGCGTCCATGCTTTGGAGAaatatagtcgaacaaatcgacctcaatatttattttattggtacttattctataggacctgttgcgaaccgctaagtcacggggacataaacacactaacacggGTTGTCAAGCGGTTATGGGGGATAGATACACACAGTATAATTTCCAATATATAGTTAGTTATTACTCtactaaatgtatgtgtgtgtgtatgtatatatatataaatatatatgtgtgtgtgtggtgtaatttCCAGTATATAGTTATATTCTAAAATAATCGTATATCGTTGTCattattgtactatatatataatatatatatatattatatatatgtaatataaatttatatatatatgtgtgtatatatatatatatatgtgtgtgtgtgtatatatatagctatatactaaaatttatatatatatatatatatatatatataaattttagtacATAGCTGTCATTATTGTTCTAAAAATTATCTGGTTGTTTATAACACTAACTCTAACTTGTAGAAGCCAGTGCACTGCCGAAGCAAATTCCTCAGTTGATCATAAGTGTGTTTGTTGAAACAGAATGTATGAGAAATTttcttctgtcagtaaattagaGAGAGGTTGCCAGAACGATTTATATACATAGGCAGTTTTCAACAGCCCTAACACTGTAGTTTTCCTAGCATTAAATTTTAACTGAATGTAGGAGTCACTCGAAAATAGCAAATTCATTCTTTCTCAGAAAGTAGATCATAACTGCAATAAGTAGGGTAGTACtagttaaaatttttatttttctcagaaTGTTTTTACTGTATTGGTTATAAATAATCCAATCCTATGCTGTTTTGAATTTGGGAAATTTATGCTACTGACAGAATCGGAAAGTCTGATGAATAGCAGCATTCCCCCATTGCTTTGGATGATTTCTCCCCCTTTTTTACTCTTATCAACAGTTGTTTCACGGTGTCTCCAAAAATATCGTTATTTGTGAGAGTCTGTATGAAAGTAATTGTTCCACAAATAATTTAAGGACGTAATTAAGATAAAAGAAGGCATTATAAtaaagaaaccttgaaataaaatataaattgtgtgtgCGGGTGTCATCTCAGTACTTTCCCCAGTATTCCTTATATTTTAAATGTAGCAAGTAACAACATACTTTCAAAGTTGCTTCCTTTGGCTAATTAAGATACAGTTAAGATATTtaaacttatttttcattttataattttacttcatttttaaatatgttatttttcaAATAACTTAAGATgtgtatttgaaattttatttaataaatcttAAGGCAATAATCCATATGTACTTTTAAACTTTTCATAGTATTCATATTTTGTACTCCTATTGTGttaacattttaaattaaatttccatttttctccattgtttgtattttctttcacttcaTGTTTCCGATAAATTTCAAAGAAACTTTGTTACCTGCAAATATGCTTTAGCTGGCACGAATTCAGTTGATTATAACCCTAGAAGATGTAAAAGCAAGTGGCCACATACTTTTGTATTTACAGCATGTTAATTGACAGAAACGTTTTTTTCAGCTATAAACAAAATTATGCGTCTTCCAGAAGTATAGTGTAACGAAATCATGCCCACTAAAACATAGTCATGGGTTCAAAGGGTTAAACCTCATTGTTTCAGgttttattcatgtatttatagtTGTGTGGTTGTGATTGTTAGAGACTCTTATG is from Octopus sinensis linkage group LG7, ASM634580v1, whole genome shotgun sequence and encodes:
- the LOC115214029 gene encoding heterogeneous nuclear ribonucleoprotein A1-like — encoded protein: MADRRFVAMDDRDYCKLFVGRLNRDINEKHLKSYFENWGEVAEARIVRDSYGFVTFRYPQHLDDCQGARPHSIGEQQIITRRVNSRDKNTAEVYKLFIKGVSEDTTETDIKQSFSPYGIIKDIEMPKDLRTGQQKDFCFVTFDDYDSVDKCVIQQTFSVAGRDVWVQKDRKQDLQGRSVTYRKGGYEDGYSNSSNYRRDQGWHNGGISNGGNNNNYNGGGHNSSNYSGDSAWRNGNSYSRSNYRRENNWNGRSSYHQRDDGFTNRLNFNRDPNWSNSHTSSYHDQQRSGGHTNTNYHRERSLGRVSSSYGNNKDQTRSSKRNYDKQGRN